Proteins found in one Triticum aestivum cultivar Chinese Spring chromosome 4D, IWGSC CS RefSeq v2.1, whole genome shotgun sequence genomic segment:
- the LOC123098028 gene encoding probable disease resistance protein At1g61300: MEMQLAAVLATLALGGALVVLFFGKWWQPLADGDKRVKELDDAVEALLQLRADVLKQLDGAPEPEQPRAWMRRVQDAQDEVASVKARHDAGQLYVVRLLQYFLTTGPVAGLAEKQLKIVRAIQEQGVALLEAALAAPQVPPPLLLQPEELELPPETGSARPYLNEALGFLGDCDAALGVWGAGGVGKTTVLKRVRDVCGRVAPFFDHVLLLAASRDCTVAKLQKEVVAVLGLRDAPTEQAQAAGILSFLRDKSFLLLLDGVWERLDLERVGIPQPLGVVAGRVRKVVVASRSEAVCADMGCRKKIKMECMSEDDAWSLFEANAGEEAIRGDAQISTLARQVAAECNGLPLFLATVGRAMSNKRTAEEWGDAFDKLKKPQLTSTAPGQDKGAHALVKFCFDSLESDTVRECLLTCALWPEDHNISKDELVQCWIGLGLLPKYDDVDESLRFGHTVVAILESARLLEQGDNHRHNMCPSDTHVRLHDVVRDAALQLAPGKWLVRAGVGLREPPRDEALWRDVELVSLMHNAIEEAPAKAGGALSDAQPASLMLQCNRALPRRMLQAIQHFTRLTYLDLEDTGILDAFPMEVCCLVNLEFLNLSRNRILSLPMELGNLSQLKYLHLRDNYYIQITVPPGLISRLAKLQVLDLFTASIVSVADDYVAPVIDDLESSGARMPWLGIWMDNTRDARRLARLAPGVRARSIHLRKLDGARTLELLSAQHAAELGGVQEGLRELAVYSSDIEEIVADAHAPRLEVVKFGFLARLRVMEWSHGAASNLREVAIGACHALTHMTWVQHLPCLESLNLSGCNGMTRLVGGVAEGGSEAEEVVTFPRLRLLALLGLPRLEDIRGGGGECAFPELRRLQTRGCSRLRRIPMRPVAGGQGRVRVEGDKHWWNGLQWASDDVKACFVPVLL, encoded by the exons ATGGAGATGCAGCTCGCGGCCGTGCTCGCCACGCTCGCCCTCGGCGGCGCGCTCGTCGTGCTCTTCTTCGGCAAGTGGTGGCAGCCGCTGGCTGACGGCGACAAGCGCGTCAAGGAGCTCGACGACGCCGTCGAGGCCCTGCTGCAGCTGCGGGCCGACGTGCTCAAGCAGCTGGACGGCGCGCCGGAGCCGGAGCAGCCGCGCGCGTGGATGCGGCGCGTGCAGGACGCGCAGGACGAGGTGGCGTCCGTCAAGGCGCGGCACGACGCGGGGCAGCTCTACGTCGTCCGCCTCCTGCAGTACTTCCTCACCACGGGCCCCGTCGCCGGGCTGGCCGAGAAGCAGCTCAAGATCGTGCGCGCCATCCAGGAGCAGGGCGTGGCGCTGCTCGAGGCCGCGCTGGCCGCGCCGCAGgtgccgccgccgctcctcctccaGCCCGAGGAGCTGGAGCTCCCGCCCGAGACGGGGTCCGCCAGGCCCTACCTCAACGAGGCGCTCGGCTTCCTCGGCGACTGCGACGCCGCGCTCGGCGTctggggcgccggcggcgtgggCAAGACGACGGTGCTGAAGCGGGTGCGCGACGTGTGCGGCCGCGTGGCGCCATTCTTCGACCACGTCCTCCTCCTGGCGGCCTCCAGGGACTGCACGGTGGCGAAACTCCAGAAGGAGGTCGTGGCCGTGCTCGGCCTCCGCGACGCGCCGACCGAGCAGGCGCAGGCCGCCGGGATCCTGAGCTTCCTCAGGGACAAGAGCTTCCTGCTCCTGCTGGACGGCGTGTGGGAGCGCCTGGACCTGGAGAGGGTGGGCATCCCGCAGCCCTTGGGGGTGGTGGCCGGTCGGGTGAGGAAGGTGGTCGTGGCGTCCAGGAGCGAGGCGGTGTGCGCGGACATGGGCTGCCGCAAGAAGATCAAGATGGAGTGCATGAGCGAAGACGATGCGTGGAGCCTGTTTGAAGCGAACGCCGGCGAGGAGGCCATCCGCGGCGACGCCCAAATTTCCACACTTGCAAGACAG GTGGCTGCAGAATGCAATGGCCTGCCTCTCTTCCTCGCCACCGTCGGCCGTGCCATGTCCAACAAACGTACAGCAGAGGAGTGGGGCGATGCATTCGACAAGCTCAAGAAGCCGCAGCTCACGAGCACTGCGCCCGGCCAGGACAAGGGTGCGCACGCTCTCGTGAAGTTCTGCTTCGACAGCCTTGAGAGCGACACGGTGAGGGAGTGCCTCCTGACCTGCGCGCTCTGGCCGGAGGACCACAACATCTCCAAGGACGAGCTCGTGCAGTGCTGGatcggcctcggcctcctccccaagTACGACGACGTCGACGAGTCGCTCCGGTTCGGGCACACGGTGGTCGCCATCCTGGAGTCGGCGCGCCTCCTGGAGCAGGGCGACAACCACCGGCACAACATGTGCCCGTCCGACACGCACGTCCGGCTCCACGACGTCGTCCGCGACGCTGCGCTCCAGCTCGCGCCCGGCAAGTGGCTGGTCCGCGCGGGCGTCGGGCTCCGGGAGCCGCCCCGCGACGAGGCGCTgtggcgcgacgtggagctcgtgtCGCTGATGCACAACGCCATCGAGGAGGCCCCCGCCAAGGCCGGCGGCGCGCTCTCGGACGCGCAGCCGGCGTCGCTGATGCTGCAGTGCAACCGCGCCCTGCCGCGGAGGATGCTGCAGGCGATCCAGCACTTCACCAGGCTGACGTACCTGGACCTGGAGGACACCGGCATACTGGACGCGTTCCCGATGGAGGTCTGCTGCCTTGTCAACCTGGAGTTCCTCAACCTGTCCAGGAACAGGATCCTGTCGCTGCCCATGGAGCTGGGCAACCTGAGCCAGCTCAAGTACCTCCACCTGCGCGACAACTACTACATCCAGATCACGGTGCCTCCGGGCCTGATCTCGCGGCTCGCCAAGCTGCAGGTGCTGGACCTGTTCACCGCGAGCATCGTCTCCGTCGCGGACGACTACGTCGCGCCGGTCATCGACGACCTCGAGAGCAGCGGCGCGCGCATGCCGTGGCTCGGCATCTGGATGGACAACACCCGCGACGCGCGGAGGTTGGCGCGCCTGGCGCCGGGCGTGCGCGCCCGGTCGATCCACCTGCGCAAGCTGGACGGGGCGCGGACCCTGGAGCTGCTGTCGGCGCAGcacgcggcggagctcgggggcgtgcAGGAGGGCCTGCGGGAGCTGGCGGTGTACTCGTCCGACATCGAGGAGATCGTGGCGGACGCGCACGCGCCGAGGCTGGAGGTGGTCAAGTTCGGGTTCCTCGCGAGGCTCCGCGTCATGGAGTGGTCCCACGGCGCGGCGTCCAACCTCCGGGAGGTGGCCATCGGCGCGTGCCACGCGCTGACGCACATGACCTGGGTGCAGCACCTCCCTTGCCTCGAGTCGCTCAACCTCAGCGGCTGCAACGGCATGACGAGGCTGGTCGGCGGCGTCGCGGAGGGGGGCAgcgaggcggaggaggtggtgaCGTTCCCGCGGCTGAGGCTGCTGGCGCTGCTGGGGCTGCCGAGGCTGGAGGacatccgcggcggcggcggggagtgcGCGTTCCCGGAGCTGCGGAGGCTGCAGACCAGGGGGTGCTCGCGGCTGAGGCGCATACCCATGCGGCCGGTGGCCGGCGGGCAGGGCAGGGTGAGGGTGGAGGGCGACAAGCACTGGTGGAACGGGCTGCAGTGGGCGAGCGACGACGTCAAGGCCTGCTTCGTTCCGGTGCTGCTCTGA